Genomic window (Plasmodium relictum strain SGS1 genome assembly, contig: PRELSG_00_v1_316, whole genome shotgun sequence):
CTATATCATCTCCTGTATTTTGTTCtggtaaaatattttctcttATTGCTTCACTTGATTTATTTTCTCCATTCATGTTATTACTAGTTGCTTGATGTTCATTAGTCAATTTTTGATTATTAGTTTGATTGTCACTAGTTATTTCTCTTTCTATATCATCTTCTATATTTTGTTCttgtataatatttttttttattgcttCACTAGATTTATTTTCTCCACTCATATTATGATTAGTGACTTGATGCTCATTAGTCAATATTTGATTATTAGTTTGATTGTCACTAATTATTTCTCTTTCTATATCATCTTCTATATTTTGTTCTGGTATAATATGTTCTCTTATTGCTTCACTAGATTGATTTTCTCCATTCATGTTATTACTAGTTGCTTGATGTTCATTAGTCAATTTTTGATTATTAGTTTGATTGTCACTAGTTGTTTCTCTTACTATATCATCTTCTGTATTTTGTTCTGGTATAATATGTTCTCTTATTGTCTCACTTGATTTATTTTCTCCATTCATATTACTACTAGTTGCTTGATGTTTATTAGTCATTATTTGATTACTAGTTTGATCGTCACTAGTTGTTTCTCTTACTATATCATCTTCTGTATTTTGTTCTGGTATAATATGTTCTCTTATTGTTTGACTAGATTTATTTTCTCCactcatattattattagtgACTTGATACTCATTAGTCAATTTTTGATTATTAGTTTGATTGCCACTTGTTATAGCTCTTTCTATATCATCTTCTATATTTTGT
Coding sequences:
- a CDS encoding TRAP-like protein, putative; this encodes MNGENQSSQIIKEHITPEQNIEDDIEKDITSDNQTKSQILTNEHQATSDNMNGENKSSETIRENILPEQNIEDDIERAITSGNQTNNQKLTNEYQVTNNNMSGENKSSQTIREHIIPEQNTEDDIVRETTSDDQTSNQIMTNKHQATSSNMNGENKSSETIREHIIPEQNTEDDIVRETTSDNQTNNQKLTNEHQATSNNMNGENQSSEAIREHIIPEQNIEDDIEREIISDNQTNNQILTNEHQVTNHNMSGENKSSEAIKKNIIQEQNIEDDIEREITSDNQTNNQKLTNEHQATSNNMNGENKSSEAIRENILPEQNTGDDIEREIISDDKTKSQILTNEHQATNSNMSGEIQSNEIAKEHNSSHENIDDDVGGKITSDNQTNNQKLTNEHQTNIDHIDGENQSSETVKENNSSHENINENDNTEEAIYNGQTNNQILTNEQSEVENEAERKVKLYDKPRNNDGEHIVEPSGKIKENSDSIFTKDIEDTSE